The proteins below come from a single Eucalyptus grandis isolate ANBG69807.140 chromosome 3, ASM1654582v1, whole genome shotgun sequence genomic window:
- the LOC108958157 gene encoding disease resistance protein RUN1-like, translated as MEVLRSRGQRLVHLRKEEDDGNKGNNRIKGRRRCAESRTSVTSVSSATSPSSPPSTSPSGGQVSSRIFLGIKIPPLEGKEEMHPPVEKCNVGVHRNAEDANTGASDLLTAPTKTNSGGSSSLTASIGNYYDVFLNFRGVDTRKGFTNHLYNGLVDAGIHTFRDNNEIRQGEMIGPDLLTAIKNSKILIPILSVNYGSSNWCLDELVQIMECKKSDRGHIVLPIFYKVEPAYVRHQIGSFGDAFHKCERRFDPNFFDKWKQALVEVSSLKGWDANGYEGELVKSIVRKVLSELKKKFELDIPENLVGINSHVEKIIKFVDKSPCDTLFVGIHGMGGIGKTTLAKTIYNKLLNKFEYHSFIVDIRESWERFGIHCLQNQLIVDILEQDNQARNKDEGIKILSLMLKGKKVLILLDDVDDYDQLKALAGNHH; from the exons GAGATGTGCTGAGTCGAGAACGTCCGTGACATCGGTCTCTTCGGCAACGTCCCCATCATCTCCACCCTCCACCTCTCCCTCCGGTG GGCAGGTATCATCTCGGATTTTCTTGGGCATTAAAATTCCACCACTTGAAGGCAAAGAAGAAATGCATCCTCCCGTTGAGAAATGCAACGTCGGTGTGCATAGAAATGCAGAAGATGCAAATACTGGTGCGTCTGATCTGTTGACTGCGCCCACAAAAACTAATTCTGGTGGATCTAGTTCGTTGACCGCATCAATTGGAAACTACTATGATGTGTTCTTGAACTTTAGAGGTGTAGATACTCGAAAGGGTTTCACTAATCACCTCTACAACGGGCTTGTCGATGCTGGAATTCATACTTTTAGAGACAATAATGAGATTCGGCAAGGAGAGATGATCGGCCCAGATCTTTTGACAGCCATCAAGAATAGTAAGATCCTAATCCCGATTCTCTCTGTAAATTATGGTTCAAGCAATTGGTGCTTGGACGAGCTTGTTCAAATAATGGAGTGCAAGAAAAGTGACAGGGGGCATATAGTGTTGCCGATATTCTACAAAGTGGAACCAGCTTACGTGCGACATCAAATCGGGAGTTTTGGGGATGCATTTCATAAGTGCGAGAGGCGTTTCGACCCAAATTTTTTCGATAAATGGAAGCAAGCACTCGTTGAAGTTAGTTCCTTGAAAGGATGGGACGCTAATGG GTATGAAGGAGAATTGGTAAAATCGATTGTCCGGAAAGTGTTAAGCGAGttgaaaaaaaagtttgagttggATATTCCTGAGAATTTGGTTGGAATTAACAGTCATGTGGAGAAGATTATAAAATTTGTAGATAAAAGTCCTTGTGACACCCTATTTGTTGGCATCCATGgaatgggaggcattggcaagacaactcttgctAAAACCATCTACAACAAGCTCTTAAATAAATTTGAGTATCATAGCTTCATTGTTGATATTAGGGAGTCATGGGAGCGCTTTGGCATTCATTGCTTACAAAATCAGTTAATCGTTGATATATTGGAGCAAGACAATCAAGCTCGTAATAAGGATGAAGGGATTAAGATCCTCTCATTAATGCTTAAAGGTAAGAAAGTcctcattcttcttgatgatgtaGATGATTATGATCAGCTGAAAGCTTTGGCTGGAAATCATCATTAG